Proteins encoded in a region of the Salvelinus fontinalis isolate EN_2023a chromosome 17, ASM2944872v1, whole genome shotgun sequence genome:
- the LOC129813781 gene encoding phospholipid phosphatase 3-like isoform X1, translated as MQRCLIYEKTMAPETRNGGSSSRNNNNCKDNSRRKLLVGMDLVCLFLAGLPFLIIETSAVQPYHRGFYCNDESIKYAAKHGDTISDAVLSAAGILITILSIVIGESYRIHYLNEGSKSFVGNPYISALYKQVGVFIFGCAVSQSFTDIAKVSVGRMRPHFLDVCKPDWSTINCSLGYITDYQCHGPESKVQEARKSFFSGHASFSMYTMLYLVFYLQSRFTWRGARLLRPLTQFTLIMMSFYTGLSRVSDHKHHPTDVLAGFAQGALVSYCIVFFVSDLFKPRGRSSALPVTPVKNPTNPMTDIRERSNHITMA; from the exons ATGCAACGCTGTTTAATTTATGAGAAGACAATGGCACCAGAGACAAGGAATGGAGGAAGCTCTTCCCGGAATAACAACAACTGCAAAGACAACAGCAGGAGAAAGTTGCTGGTCGGTATGGATCTCGTCTGCTTGTTTTTAG CCGGCCTGCCTTTCCTGATCATAGAGACTAGTGCTGTACAGCCCTACCACCGAGGCTTTTACTGCAACGATGAGTCCATCAAGTACGCGGCCAAACATGGAGACACCATAAGCGACGCTGTGCTTTCTGCTGCTGGCATTCTTATCACCATCCTTTCT ATTGTCATTGGGGAGAGCTATAGGATTCACTACCTGAACGAGGGCTCCAAGTCCTTCGTAGGAAACCCCTACATCTCCGCCCTCTACAAGCAGGTGGGCGTGTTCATCTTTGGCTGCGCAGTCAGCCAATCGTTCACGGACATCGCCAAGGTATCGGTGGGCCGCATGCGACCCCACTTCCTGGATGTGTGCAAGCCCGATTGGTCCACCATTAACTGTTCCCTGGGCTACATCACAGACTACCAGTGTCATGGGCCCGAGAGCAAAGTCCAGGAGGCCAG GAAGTCGTTCTTCTCTGGCCATGCATCCTTTTCCATGTACACCATGCTGTATCTGGTG TTCTACCTGCAGTCCAGGTTCACCTGGCGTGGAGCCCGTCTCCTGCGCCCCCTGACCCAGTTCACACTCATCATGATGTCTTTCTACACCGGCCTGTCCCGTGTCTCCGACCACAAGCACCACCCCACAGATGTCCTGGCTGGCTTCGCACAGGGAGCCTTGGTGTCCTACTGCATA GTGTTTTTCGTATCTGACCTGTTCAAGCCCAGAGGCAGGAGTTCAGCTCTACCAGTGACGCCAGTAAAGAACCCCACCAACCCAATGACAGACATCAGAGAGAGGAGCAACCACATCACCATGGCATAG
- the LOC129813781 gene encoding phospholipid phosphatase 3-like isoform X2, translating to MQRCLIYEKTMAPETRNGGSSSRNNNNCKDNSRRKLLVGMDLVCLFLVILFAAFLHKFPIVPHRRGLFCNASSISLSYKSSTVPTTALVAVGFTVPVTSIVIGESYRIHYLNEGSKSFVGNPYISALYKQVGVFIFGCAVSQSFTDIAKVSVGRMRPHFLDVCKPDWSTINCSLGYITDYQCHGPESKVQEARKSFFSGHASFSMYTMLYLVFYLQSRFTWRGARLLRPLTQFTLIMMSFYTGLSRVSDHKHHPTDVLAGFAQGALVSYCIVFFVSDLFKPRGRSSALPVTPVKNPTNPMTDIRERSNHITMA from the exons ATGCAACGCTGTTTAATTTATGAGAAGACAATGGCACCAGAGACAAGGAATGGAGGAAGCTCTTCCCGGAATAACAACAACTGCAAAGACAACAGCAGGAGAAAGTTGCTGGTCGGTATGGATCTCGTCTGCTTGTTTTTAG tgATACTCTTTGCTGCCTTTCTGCACAAGTTTCCCATCGTGCCCCACCGGAGGGGCTTGTTCTGCAATGCCAGCAGCATCAGTCTGTCCTATAAGAGCAGCACGGTGCCCACCACTGCCCTGGTAGCTGTCGGCTTCACTGTGCCCGTCACCTCC ATTGTCATTGGGGAGAGCTATAGGATTCACTACCTGAACGAGGGCTCCAAGTCCTTCGTAGGAAACCCCTACATCTCCGCCCTCTACAAGCAGGTGGGCGTGTTCATCTTTGGCTGCGCAGTCAGCCAATCGTTCACGGACATCGCCAAGGTATCGGTGGGCCGCATGCGACCCCACTTCCTGGATGTGTGCAAGCCCGATTGGTCCACCATTAACTGTTCCCTGGGCTACATCACAGACTACCAGTGTCATGGGCCCGAGAGCAAAGTCCAGGAGGCCAG GAAGTCGTTCTTCTCTGGCCATGCATCCTTTTCCATGTACACCATGCTGTATCTGGTG TTCTACCTGCAGTCCAGGTTCACCTGGCGTGGAGCCCGTCTCCTGCGCCCCCTGACCCAGTTCACACTCATCATGATGTCTTTCTACACCGGCCTGTCCCGTGTCTCCGACCACAAGCACCACCCCACAGATGTCCTGGCTGGCTTCGCACAGGGAGCCTTGGTGTCCTACTGCATA GTGTTTTTCGTATCTGACCTGTTCAAGCCCAGAGGCAGGAGTTCAGCTCTACCAGTGACGCCAGTAAAGAACCCCACCAACCCAATGACAGACATCAGAGAGAGGAGCAACCACATCACCATGGCATAG
- the si:ch211-188c16.1 gene encoding uncharacterized protein si:ch211-188c16.1 gives MEQEGPINVKALRAKFQEEARAQAQARDQHRPAIAEKPRRLPSTVPGEQCNTLMSCIHSAVENKPVIPRVIFRDGTRVSGGKWPVSFPALVLQAIPPKPPTPPHQNSLHNGGRDCTATAKKSFKDRHLPLVLPGLPLKEQKTDLPPHKEVPPPTKCKKKGLLLHHPFKSTKVSKVGGEPAEEPAYAGLTTNRHSGTPVEGLVMDRNKAEDRLPLQVEHSSTECPTSSPDITITTPLEGPGEDSSSMVSATQFFSMLEKGKKRFSPKHLLVYARPKSLRSNGVHLSEHNSTMDKGVNLPSTDYESHAPEHDLPAPLPVCLPHLPGVSALPFFKMNGSSRRLETASEKQFGRDRAELLLVKSDGLPPPRPARKLLPDRGSLGPLPMKPPRPPWVDLRSYHPTTEHHRELTSAVESETCEDPHSEPPSIANPELVVPEFPDFELNSELETAEGNAFDLAALELEATEFGTLDNPVDLDLGVPDFLSPECELPSCEPPEIPSFDHRALTLSSHQDLVLSEFLAQTWEFPASVQKPQDVSELSAEMVPVEPSITEDTDHDSASVEFPHSGLTLRVCQQENYYETCDNVYEVVENTNMFAVSQNSHKRKGPPKNPYGDPHPVKEEPRMHIWPRNPCKEKQSPENHDDKDQKKREKHRLEKEKKEQKERDKKENEMKKKFKVTGQEEAIYHARVTVASKVRKNDLPVKSGDTVSIIRTTNCPKGKWLARDANHKYGYISVMNVELNIKEMLELGKKAQAAGRGGTEGDTISIGSRSSNHHPMLHSSFTDDDEEWTLDEETLSPYMENRVHNRTVSMPDMLCSDASAHHTLSDGSIEDPHTQTRHEALQKLAIFFQNNKAGISDTAEDQVPTPTNAEAPSFLCVVEPPYSDQEVVFADFELLPPPVLYADFL, from the exons ATGGAACAG GAGGGACCAATCAATGTCAAAGCTCTGAGGGCCAAGTTTCAGGAGGAAGCCAGAGCCCAGGCTCAAGCCAGGGACCAACACCGACCTGCCATTGCTGAGAAGCCCAGACGGCTCCCATCCACTGTTCCTGGGGAGCAATGCAACACCCTGATGAGCTGCATCCACTCGGCTGTGGAGAACAAACCTGTCATCCCCAGGGTCATCTTCAGGGATGGGACCAGGGTGTCTGGGGGCAAATGGCCCGTCTCCTTCCCTGCACTTGTACTACAGGCCATCCCACCaaaaccaccaacaccaccacaccaGAACAGTCTCCACAATGGTGGAAGGGACTGCACAGCGACAGCCAAGAAGTCCTTCAAAGACCGCCACTTGCCTCTCGTACTGCCTGGCCTGCCTTTGAAGGAACAGAAAACTGATTTGCCACCTCATAAAGAGGTCCCGCCTCCAACAAAATGCAAGAAAAAGGGTTTGCTGCTCCACCACCCCTTCAAGTCAACCAAAGTCTCCAAGGTTGGTGGCGAACCTGCAGAAGAGCCTGCGTATGCTGGTTTGACCACCAACAGACATTCAGGCACTCCAGTAGAGGGGCTTGTGATGGACAGGAATAAGGCTGAAGATAGGCTGCCACTCCAGGTGGAACATTCTAGCACAGAGTGCCCAACCTCCAGCCcagacatcaccatcaccactCCGTTAGAAGGCCCAGGTGAAGACTCATCCTCTATGGTTAGTGCGACCCAGTTCTTCAGTATGTTGGAGAAAGGCAAGAAACGGTTCTCACCTAAGCACCTGTTGGTGTACGCCAGACCCAAGAGCCTGCGTTCCAATGGGGTCCATCTCTCAGAACATAACTCTACCATGGACAAGGGAGTTAATCTGCCCTCTACAGATTATGAGAGTCATGCCCCAGAACATGACCTTCCAGCCCctttgcctgtctgtctcccgCACCTCCCTGGTGTTTCAGCTCTGCCATTCTTCAAGATGAATGGCTCATCCCGCA GACTAGAGACTGCATCAGAGAAACAGTTTGGCCGGGATAGAGCAGAGCTTCTGCTTGTAAAATCTGATGGACTTCCCCCTCCTCGTCCAGCCAGGAAACTTCTACCTGACCGGGGGTCTCTGGGACCTTTGCCGATGAAACCTCCAAGACCTCCATGGGTAGATCTCAGAAGTTACCACCCAAccacagaacatcacagag AGTTGACTTCAGCGGTTGAATCTGAGACATGTGAGGATCCACACTCTGAGCCTCCATCCATTGCTAATCCTGAACTGGTTGTTCCAGAGTTTCCGGACTTTGAGTTGAATTCAGAACTGGAAACTGCAGAAGGCAATGCATTCGACCTCGCAGCTCTAGAACTAGAAGCTACAGAATTTGGAACCCTTGATAATCCAGTAGATCTAGACTTGGGGGTTCCAGATTTCCTATCCCCTGAATGTGAGTTACCATCTTGTGAGCCTCCAGAAATTCCCAGCTTTGACCATCGAGCCCTGACCCTCAGCAGTCATCAGGATCTAGTTCTTTCAGAGTTCTTGGCTCAAACGTGGGAGTTTCCAGCTTCAGTTCAAAAACCTCAAGATGTTTCTGAGCTATCTGCTGAAATGGTGCCTGTTGAACCCTCAATCACAGAGGACACTGACCATGACTCTGCTTCGGTTGAATTTCCTCATTCAGGACTGACGTTGCG TGTCTGTCAACAGGAGAACTATTATGAAACCTGTGATAATGTGTATGAAGTTGTTGAGAACACCAACATGTTCGCTGTCAGTCAAAACTCACACAAACGTAAAGGCCCACCAAAGA ATCCATATGGGGACCCCCATCCAGTG AAGGAGGAGCCTCGAATGCACATATGGCCCCGGAATCCATG TAAGGAAAAACAGAGCCCTGAGAACCACGATGACAAGGatcagaagaagagagagaagcaccGCCTTGAGAAGGAGAAGAAAGAGCAAAAGGAGAGAGACAAAAAGGAGAATGAAATGAAGAAAAAATTCAAA GTGACTGGCCAGGAGGAGGCGATTTACCATGCCAGGGTGACAGTGGCCAGTAAAGTGCGTAAGAATGACCTGCCAGTGAAGAGTGGTGACACGGTTAGCATCATCCGAACAACCAACTGCCCCAAAGGAAAATGGCTGGCCCGTGACGCCAACCACAAAT ATGGCTATATCTCTGTAATGAATGTGGAGCTGAATATCAAAGAGATGCTGGAGCTAGGGAAGAAGGCTCAGGCTGCTGGCCGAGGAGGCACAGAGGGAGATACCATCAGCATTGGGAGCAG ATCATCTAACCATCATCCCATGCTACACAGCAGCT tcacaGATGACGATGAGGAGTGGACATTAGACGAAGAGACCCTGTCCCCCTACATGGAGAACCG CGTTCACAATCGGACTGTCTCAATGCCTGATATGC TCTGCAGCGATGCTAGTGCCCACCACACCCTTAGTGATGGCAGCATAGAGGACCCCCACACACA AACCAGACATGAGGCTCTTCAGAAGTTAGCCATCTTCTTTCAGAACAACAAAGCTGGCATCAGTGACACAGCAGAAGACCAAGTGCCAACCCCTACAAA TGCTGAAGCTCCAA GCTTCCTATGTGTTGTGGAGCCTCCATACTC AGACCAGGAAGTGGTTTTTGCAGATTTTGAACTACTTCCCCCTCCAGTTCTATATGCAGATTTCCtgtga